A genomic region of Ictidomys tridecemlineatus isolate mIctTri1 chromosome 10, mIctTri1.hap1, whole genome shotgun sequence contains the following coding sequences:
- the Trim67 gene encoding tripartite motif-containing protein 67 isoform X4: MTSPEVTRELGWAQLSQALNGVSDKAKEAKEFLVQLKNILQQIQENGLDYEACLVAQCDALVEALTRQKAKLLTKVTKEREHKLKMVWDQINHCTLKLRQSTGLMEYCLEVMKENDPSGFLQISDALIKRVQLSQEQWVKGALEPKVSAEFDLTLDSEPLLQAIHQLDFIQMKCRVPPVPLLQLEKCCTRNNSVTLAWRTPPFTHSPVDGYILELDDGDGGQFREVYVGKETLCTIDGLHFNSTYNARVKAFSSAGLGPYSKTVVLQTSDVAWFTFDPNSGHRDIILSNDNQTATCSSYDDRVVLGTAAFSKGAHYWELHVDRYDNHPDPAFGVARASVAKDMMLGKDDRAWAMYVDNHRSWFMHCNSHTNRTEGGVCKGATVGVLLDLNKHTLTFFINGQQQGPTAFSHVDGVFMPALSLNRNVQVTLHTGLEVPTNLGRPKLSGN, translated from the exons GCCCAGCTCTCTCAGGCCTTAAACGGGGTTTCGGATAAGGCCAAGGAGGCGAAGGAGTTTCTGGTCCAGCTCAAGAACATCCTGCAGCAGATCCAG GAAAATGGGCTGGACTACGAGGCCTGCCTGGTGGCTCAGTGTGACGCCCTGGTGGAGGCTCTGACGCGGCAGAAAGCCAAGTTGCTCACCAAGGTGACAAAAGAGAGGGAGCACAAGTTGAAG ATGGTTTGGGACCAGATCAACCACTGTACGCTGAAGCTGCGCCAGTCCACAGGGCTGATGGAGTACTGCCTGGAGGTGATGAAGGAGAATGACCCCTCTGGGTTCCTCCAG ATCTCTGATGCTCTGATCAAGCGCGTGCAGTTGTCCCAGGAGCAGTGGGTCAAAGGTGCCCTGGAGCCAAAAGTGTCTGCAGAGTTTGACTTGACCCTGGACAGCGAGCCGCTGCTGCAGGCCATCCACCAGCTGGACTTCATTCAGATGAAATGTAGGG TGCCACCCGTCCCTCTGCTGCAACTGGAGAAGTGCTGCACTCGGAACAACAGTGTCACCCTGGCTTGGAGGACGCCGCCCTTCACCCACAGCCCTGTGGATGGCTACATCCTGGAGCTGGACGACGGGGACGGGGGGCAGTTCCGG GAAGTGTATGTGGGCAAGGAGACCCTGTGCACCATTGATGGGCTACACTTCAATAGCACCTACAACGCCAGAGTCAAGGCCTTCAGCAGTGCCGGCCTCGGGCCCTACAGTAAAACCGTGGTCCTGCAGACGTCCGATG tGGCCTGGTTCACATTTGACCCCAATTCTGGGCACCGGGACATCATTTTATCCAATGACAACCAGACAGCCACCTGCAGCAGCTATGATGACCGGGTGGTGCTGGGCACAGCCGCCTTCTCCAAGGGAGCGCACTACTGGGAGCTGCATGTGGACCGCTATGACAACCACCCAGACCCCGCCTTTGGGGTGGCCAGGGCCAGTGTGGCCAAGGACATGATGCTGGGCAAGGACGACAGGGCCTGGGCCATGTATGTGGACAACCACCGCAGCTGGTTCATGCACTGCAACTCCCACACCAACAG GACGGAAGGCGGAGTGTGCAAGGGGGCCACAGTGGGCGTGCTGCTGGACCTGAATAAGCACACCCTGACCTTCTTCATCAATGGGCAGCAGCAGGGACCCACGGCCTTCAGCCACGTGGATGGAGTCTTCATGCCAGCCCTCAGCCTAAACCGCAATGTTCAG GTCACCTTGCACACAGGACTGGAAGTGCCAACCAACCTGGGGCGGCCAAAGCTGTCAGGCAACTAG